One stretch of Zingiber officinale cultivar Zhangliang chromosome 6B, Zo_v1.1, whole genome shotgun sequence DNA includes these proteins:
- the LOC121991306 gene encoding uncharacterized protein LOC121991306 produces the protein SGRTSYFYWNHRLLPPCKHNALCLRVRESLDHFSEPVSLDRATGDGPLGGEAAAAARGGSRRFVVIFFYVGSVLEGGEGGEGGGTGGRGVVSSGASPRLAPPYECIFQYYPRLRRGLQLLGTPPLPALQIWISDLGVQVGVFYSVRLFFGLISTITDTYLVVALSRKYGKRVAWYTLAMLCLTSGYFFASTTTVVIDSFPGLFRDKYAVEDSLIVMIAKGLRPIFLGIILCASHSGTFSILNGYFAPLEIYKHLDHHNAIGNGKVFFCFNFELELSC, from the exons TTTATTGGAATCATCGATTGCTTCCTCCTTGCAAGCACAATGCCCTTTGTTTGAGAGTGAGAGAGAGTCTCGACCATTTCAGCGAGCCAGTGAGCTTGGATCGTGCGACCGGCGATGGCCCTCTCGGTGGCGAGGCAGCGGCGGCCGCGCGCGGAGGATCAAGGCGCTTCGTCGTCATCTTCTTCTACGTCGGATCGGTACTGGAAGGGGGAGAAgggggagaaggaggaggaacggGCGGGCGTGGGGTGGTTTCTTCCGGCGCTTCTCCTAGGCTTGCTCCGCCATATGAGTGCATCTTCCAATATTATCCACGACTGCGACGAGGTCTTCAATTACTGGGAACCCCTCCATTACCTGCTCTACAAATCTGGATTTCAGACCTGGGAGTACAG GTTGGAGTCTTTTACTCTGTGAGACTTTTTTTTGGTCTTATCTCAACTATCACCGATACATATCTCGTGGTTGCGCTTTCAAGAAAATATGGCAAGAGGGTTGCATGGTATACACTTGCCATGCTATGCCTAACCAGTGGTTATTTCTTTGCCAGTACAA CAACTGTTGTCATTGATAGTTTCCCGGGTCTTTTCCGCGACAAGTATGCAGTGGAAGACTCATTGATTGTTATG ATTGCCAAGGGACTAAGACCCATTTTTCTTGGCATTATATTGTGTGCATCCCATAGCGGTACGTTCTCTATACTTAATGGGTACTTTGCGCCTTTAGAAATATATAAACATTTAGACCATCACAATGCTATTGGAAATGGTaaggtttttttttgttttaattttgaaCTAGAATTATCCTGTTAG
- the LOC121990492 gene encoding stearoyl-[acyl-carrier-protein] 9-desaturase, chloroplastic-like — MACQVVVSPSSRSSFAMLTGVTAGSRKLAAAATAGNRRVEIPEKVNVPRHRHAEVTHTLPPQKLEIFKTLEKWAESDLLPHLKPVDDCWQPQDFLPDPTSESFHDEVAELRRRSRDLPDDYLVCLVGDLVTEEALPTYQTFLNNLDGIRDETGASLTPWAVWTRAWTAEENRHGDLLNKYLYLTGRVDMRKIEKTIQYLTRAGMDFRTENSPYSGFIYTSFQERATSISHGNTARLAKAHGDAELARICGTIAADEKRHEAAYAKIVEKLFEVDPDGTVLAFADRMRKKVSMPACLMFDGRDGDLFAHFSAVAQRVGVYTAKDYADILQFLIRRWKVEELPGLSPEGRAAQEFLCGLAPKIRRVEERAQAKAKSKGAAAAPRGIAFSWIFDREVQL; from the exons ATGGCGTGTCAAGTGGTGGTGTCCCCGTCGTCCAGGTCCTCCTTCGCCATGCTCACCGGCGTTACGGCTGGCTCTCGAAAGCTCGCTGCGGCCGCCACCGCCGGAAA TCGTAGGGTTGAAATCCCAGAGAAAGTCAACGTTCCTCGGCACAGACACGCGGAAGTCACGCACACCCTCCCGCCGCAGAAGCTCGAGATCTTCAAAACCCTTGAGAAATGGGCGGAATCCGACCTCCTCCCCCACCTGAAGCCCGTCGATGACTGCTGGCAGCCGCAGGACTTCCTTCCCGACCCCACCTCCGAGAGCTTCCACGACGAGGTGGCGGAGCTCCGCCGCCGCTCCCGCGACCTCCCTGACGACTACCTCGTCTGCCTCGTGGGCGACCTGGTCACCGAGGAGGCGCTCCCCACCTACCAGACCTTCCTGAACAACCTCGACGGCATCCGCGACGAGACGGGGGCCAGCCTCACGCCATGGGCCGTCTGGACCAGGGCCTGGACGGCGGAGGAGAACCGCCACGGCGATCTCCTCAACAAGTACCTGTACCTCACCGGCCGCGTCGACATGAGGAAGATCGAGAAGACGATTCAGTACCTGACGCGTGCCGGAATG GATTTCCGGACGGAGAACAGCCCGTACAGCGGTTTCATCTACACGTCGTTCCAGGAGCGGGCCACGTCCATCTCCCACGGCAACACGGCGCGGCTGGCGAAGGCGCACGGCGACGCGGAGCTGGCTCGGATCTGCGGCACCATCGCGGCGGACGAGAAGCGGCACGAGGCGGCCTACGCCAAGATCGTCGAGAAGCTGTTCGAGGTGGACCCGGACGGAACCGTCCTGGCCTTCGCTGACCGGATGAGGAAGAAGGTCTCCATGCCGGCATGCCTCATGTTCGACGGCCGCGACGGCGACCTCTTCGCGCACTTCTCGGCGGTGGCGCAGCGGGTGGGCGTGTACACCGCCAAGGACTACGCCGACATTCTCCAGTTCCTCATCCGGCGGTGGAAGGTGGAGGAGTTGCCGGGGCTGTCGCCGGAGGGGAGGGCGGCGCAGGAATTCTTGTGCGGCCTGGCTCCAAAGATCAGGCGGGTGGAGGAGAGGGCGCAGGCGAAGGCCAAGTCCAAGGGCGCGGCGGCGGCGCCGCGCGGCATCGCATTTAGTTGGATCTTTGACAGGGAAGTGCAGCTCTAG